A window of the Methanoculleus horonobensis genome harbors these coding sequences:
- a CDS encoding nitroreductase family protein — protein sequence MGTILVDPDLCTRCGTCTVVCPSSIIDAADEDALPGVPEGKAGMCIACGHCEAFCPAGALLLNVGPEEKVSIPTGAGTLSPGDLGVYLQKRRSVRRYTGEPVPRETILAVLDIVRYAPSGGNGQPVEWIVVHDPQGVRTVAALTVDWMKILAESRHPMSGYVPGLIRAWEAGNDVICRGAPHLLVAHIPEGSPVASADAIIALAHFDVAAPAFGIGTCWAGFVSMAAAAYEPLQRELGILAGRKFAYAMLFGNPQHTVHGIPRRNPVRVTWR from the coding sequence GCACGGTCGTCTGCCCATCCTCGATCATCGATGCGGCGGATGAGGATGCCCTTCCCGGGGTTCCGGAGGGGAAGGCCGGGATGTGTATCGCCTGCGGGCACTGCGAGGCCTTCTGCCCGGCGGGGGCACTCCTCCTGAACGTCGGGCCGGAGGAGAAGGTCAGTATCCCGACCGGTGCGGGTACCCTCTCACCCGGCGACCTCGGCGTCTACCTGCAGAAACGCCGCTCCGTACGCCGCTACACGGGCGAACCCGTTCCCCGGGAGACGATCCTCGCGGTTCTCGATATCGTCCGGTATGCTCCGTCGGGCGGGAACGGGCAGCCGGTGGAATGGATCGTCGTCCACGACCCACAGGGGGTCAGGACGGTCGCCGCTCTGACGGTCGACTGGATGAAGATCCTTGCGGAGAGCCGCCACCCGATGAGCGGCTACGTGCCGGGGCTCATCAGAGCCTGGGAGGCGGGCAACGATGTCATCTGCCGCGGCGCCCCGCACCTCCTCGTCGCCCATATCCCCGAAGGCAGTCCGGTCGCGTCCGCGGACGCGATCATCGCGCTCGCGCACTTCGATGTCGCCGCCCCGGCGTTCGGTATCGGCACCTGCTGGGCGGGTTTCGTCTCGATGGCCGCCGCGGCATACGAACCGCTCCAGCGGGAACTCGGCATCCTCGCCGGACGGAAATTCGCCTACGCGATGCTCTTTGGGAATCCGCAGCATACGGTTCACGGCATCCCCCGCCGCAACCCGGTGCGGGTGACGTGGCGGTGA